The proteins below come from a single Rosa rugosa chromosome 2, drRosRugo1.1, whole genome shotgun sequence genomic window:
- the LOC133729471 gene encoding olee1-like protein, with the protein MAKSSIIILASALCFLSFINNAYSEDKTTLQIEGVVFCDSCRIQFITRISELIQGAKVKLECKDRESGSITYSKEAETNEQGRYSIEVDSDHEEEDCEVVLVSSPNEDCNEINHDLHQQTSARISLTKHNGIAGPVRIPNPLGFMKKEAAPECPEVLKELGLTPDGDIE; encoded by the exons ATGGCCAAGTCTAGTATTATCATCCTCGCTTCAGCCCTTTGCTTCTTGTCCTTCATCAACAACGCTTACAGCGAAGACAAGACAACACTCCAGATTGAAGGCGTAGTCTTTTGTGACAGCTGCCGCATCCAGTTCATCACCAGAATCAGCGAGCTTATACAAG GTGCAAAGGTGAAGTTGGAATGCAAGGACCGCGAAAGTGGTAGCATAACATACAGCAAGGAGGCCGAGACCAACGAGCAAGGAAGGTACTCAATTGAAGTGGATAGTGACCATGAGGAGGAGGATTGCGAGGTCGTCCTGGTGAGCAGCCCCAACGAGGACTGCAACGAGATTAACCACGACTTACACCAACAGACCAGCGCGAGGATTAGTCTCACAAAACACAATGGAATTGCCGGACCGGTGCGCATTCCGAACCCTCTTGGCTTCATGAAGAAGGAAGCTGCTCCTGAGTGCCCTGAGGTGCTCAAGGAGCTTGGACTCACCCCGGATGGCGACATCGAATAA
- the LOC133729475 gene encoding 14-3-3-like protein D has protein sequence MAERENHVYTAKLAEQAERYDEMVEAMTKVAKLDVELTIEERNLLSVGYKNVIGARRASWRILSSIEQKEESKGNEQNVSRIKEYRNKVETELSSICSDIMRVIDEHLLPSCSAFESTVFFYKMKGDYYRYLAEFKTGDDRKEVADQSMKAYQAASSKAETDLPPTHPIRLGLALNFSVFYYEILNSPERACHLAKQAFDEAISELDTLSEESYKDSTLIMQLLRDNLTLWTSDIPEDGVEEGQKADSSAKTGGEDAE, from the exons ATggccgagagagagaaccaCGTCTACACCGCCAAGCTCGCCGAGCAAGCCGAGCGCTACGACG AAATGGTGGAGGCGATGACGAAAGTGGCGAAGCTTGACGTGGAGCTGACTATCGAGGAGCGGAATCTGCTGTCTGTGGGGTACAAGAACGTGATCGGAGCACGGAGGGCTTCTTGGAGGATACTGTCCTCGATTGAGCAGAAGGAGGAGAGCAAGGGGAATGAGCAGAATGTGAGCCGTATCAAGGAGTACAGGAACAAGGTGGAGACTGAGCTCTCCAGCATTTGCAGTGACATCATGAGGGTTATTGATGAGCATCTCCTTCCGTCTTGCTCGGCTTTCGAGTCCACTGTGTTCTTCTACAAAAT GAAAGGAGATTACTATCGCTACTTGGCTGAGTTTAAGACTGGTGATGACAGGAAAGAGGTTGCTGATCAGTCAATGAAGGCTTATCAG GCAGCTTCTAGCAAAGCAGAGACTGATTTACCTCCCACACATCCCATCAGGCTGGGATTGGCCTTGAACTTCTCTGTCTTTTACTATGAAATCTTGAATTCTCCTGAAAG AGCCTGTCATCTTGCAAAGCAAGCCTTTGATGAAGCTATCTCCGAGCTGGATACTTTGAGTGAGGAGTCATACAAGGACAGCACCTTAATCATGCAACTCTTGAGGGACAACCTCACATTGTGGACCTCTGACATTCCGGAGGATGGAG TTGAAGAAGGGCAGAAGGCGGACAGCTCTGCAAAAACTGGAGGTGAAGATGCAGAG TGA
- the LOC133729473 gene encoding putative lipase YDR444W isoform X1 yields the protein MASAPLIHARCGYSPRFSSSSNRRNGGGGALGSSPSSSSSSSSSSCCSSSYLAFSSGAYNCWRNQGLRAHAMTSQGNFASSSRGVASAEKKPDHLLVLVHGILASPSDWTYVEAELRKRLGRSFLIYASSCNTYTKTFAGIDGAGKRLADEVMQVVQKTDSLKKISFLAHSLGGLFARYAISVLYRPTDIPNSPLVNSKATHSLRRGKIAGLEPINFVTLATPHLGVRGKKQLPFLLGVPLLEKLAAPIAPIVVGRTGSQLFLTDGKPEKPPLLLRMASDCEDGNFVSALGSFRSRILYANVSYDHMVGWRTSSIRRETEIFKPPRRSLVGYKHVVDVEYCPPVSSDGPHFPPEAAKAKEAAQSKPNQQNTLEYHEIVEDEMIRGLQQLGWKKVDVSFHSAPWPFFAHNNIHVKNEWLHNAGAGVVAHVADTLKQQESSTLTASL from the exons ATGGCCTCCGCTCCTCTAATCCACGCGCGCTGCGGTTACTCGCCCAGATTCAGTAGCAGCAGTAATCGACggaatggaggaggaggagctctaGGTTCGTCGCCGTCgtcgtcttcgtcttcgtcttcgtcttcgtGTTGCTCTTCTTCGTATTTGGCCTTCTCTTCTG GGGCGTATAATTGCTGGAGGAACCAAGGACTCAGAGCTCACGCTATGACCAGTCAGGGGAATTTTGCTTCTTCCTCCAGAGGTGTTGCGAGTGCGGAGAAGAAGCCTGATCATCTTCTCGTACTTGTTCATGGCATATTGGCTAG CCCAAGTGATTGGACATACGTGGAAGCAGAATTACGAAAGCGTCTAGGCAGAAGCTTCTTAATCTATG CAAGTTCATGCAACACGTACACAAAAACTTTTGCCGGGATTGATGGAGCTGGAAAGAGACTGGCAGATGAA GTCATGCAAGTTGTGCAAAAGACTGATAGCCTGAAGAAAATCTCATTCTTAGCCCATTCTCTAGGGGGCTTGTTTGCAAGATACGCAATATCTGTTCTTTACAGACCCACTGATATTCCCAATTCACCTCTTGTAAATTCAAAAGCAACACACTCTTTGAGACGAGGAAAGATTGCCGGTTTGGAGCCAATCAATTTTGTAACATTGGCAACCCCACATCTTGGGGTGAGGGGGAAAAAGCag CTTCCATTTCTTTTAGGCGTACCATTGTTAGAAAAGCTGGCTGCGCCAATTGCTCCTATTGTTGTTGGTCGAACTGGTAGTCAGCTGTTCCTCACTGATGGTAAACCTGAAAAACCACCGCTTCTTTTGAGAATGGCATCTGATTGTGAAGATGGAAATTTTGT ATCTGCATTGGGATCGTTTAGATCTCGGATTCTTTATGCTAATGTATCTTATGATC ATATGGTTGGTTGGCGTACATCATCCATAAGGAGAGAGACAGAAATTTTTAAG CCTCCTCGCCGGTCTTTGGTTGGCTACAAGCATGTTGTAGATGTAGAGTATTGTCCCCCAGTTTCCTCTGACGGCCCCCATTTTCCTCCTGAAGCAGCTAAGGCGAAGGAGGCAGCCCAAAGTAAACCCAACCAACAGAACACTTTGGAATATCATGAAATTGTTGAAG ATGAAATGATACGAGGCTTACAACAGTTGGGATGGAAAAAAGTTGATGTCAGCTTTCATTCTGCACCTTGGCCATTCTTCGCCCACAACAACATTCAT GTAAAAAATGAATGGCTTCACAATGCTGGTGCTGGAGTGGTTGCACACGTTGCTGACACTCTAAAGCAACAAGAATCCTCCACATTGACTGCCAGCTTATAG
- the LOC133729473 gene encoding putative lipase YDL109C isoform X2, with translation MASAPLIHARCGYSPRFSSSSNRRNGGGGALGSSPSSSSSSSSSSCCSSSYLAFSSGAYNCWRNQGLRAHAMTSQGNFASSSRGVASAEKKPDHLLVLVHGILASPSDWTYVEAELRKRLGRSFLIYASSCNTYTKTFAGIDGAGKRLADEVMQVVQKTDSLKKISFLAHSLGGLFARYAISVLYRPTDIPNSPLVNSKATHSLRRGKIAGLEPINFVTLATPHLGVRGKKQLPFLLGVPLLEKLAAPIAPIVVGRTGSQLFLTDGKPEKPPLLLRMASDCEDGNFVSALGSFRSRILYANVSYDHMVGWRTSSIRRETEIFKPPRRSLVGYKHVVDVEYCPPVSSDGPHFPPEAAKAKEAAQSKPNQQNTLEYHEIVEVL, from the exons ATGGCCTCCGCTCCTCTAATCCACGCGCGCTGCGGTTACTCGCCCAGATTCAGTAGCAGCAGTAATCGACggaatggaggaggaggagctctaGGTTCGTCGCCGTCgtcgtcttcgtcttcgtcttcgtcttcgtGTTGCTCTTCTTCGTATTTGGCCTTCTCTTCTG GGGCGTATAATTGCTGGAGGAACCAAGGACTCAGAGCTCACGCTATGACCAGTCAGGGGAATTTTGCTTCTTCCTCCAGAGGTGTTGCGAGTGCGGAGAAGAAGCCTGATCATCTTCTCGTACTTGTTCATGGCATATTGGCTAG CCCAAGTGATTGGACATACGTGGAAGCAGAATTACGAAAGCGTCTAGGCAGAAGCTTCTTAATCTATG CAAGTTCATGCAACACGTACACAAAAACTTTTGCCGGGATTGATGGAGCTGGAAAGAGACTGGCAGATGAA GTCATGCAAGTTGTGCAAAAGACTGATAGCCTGAAGAAAATCTCATTCTTAGCCCATTCTCTAGGGGGCTTGTTTGCAAGATACGCAATATCTGTTCTTTACAGACCCACTGATATTCCCAATTCACCTCTTGTAAATTCAAAAGCAACACACTCTTTGAGACGAGGAAAGATTGCCGGTTTGGAGCCAATCAATTTTGTAACATTGGCAACCCCACATCTTGGGGTGAGGGGGAAAAAGCag CTTCCATTTCTTTTAGGCGTACCATTGTTAGAAAAGCTGGCTGCGCCAATTGCTCCTATTGTTGTTGGTCGAACTGGTAGTCAGCTGTTCCTCACTGATGGTAAACCTGAAAAACCACCGCTTCTTTTGAGAATGGCATCTGATTGTGAAGATGGAAATTTTGT ATCTGCATTGGGATCGTTTAGATCTCGGATTCTTTATGCTAATGTATCTTATGATC ATATGGTTGGTTGGCGTACATCATCCATAAGGAGAGAGACAGAAATTTTTAAG CCTCCTCGCCGGTCTTTGGTTGGCTACAAGCATGTTGTAGATGTAGAGTATTGTCCCCCAGTTTCCTCTGACGGCCCCCATTTTCCTCCTGAAGCAGCTAAGGCGAAGGAGGCAGCCCAAAGTAAACCCAACCAACAGAACACTTTGGAATATCATGAAATTGTTGAAG TATTGTGA
- the LOC133733187 gene encoding heavy metal-associated isoprenylated plant protein 29-like, giving the protein MTIVEMQVHMDCSGCENKIKKALKKLKGVDDIDVDINMQKVTVMGWAKQEKVLKAVRRTGRTAELWPYPYNPEYGHNLNVQYYQQHQPRDGHEHHHHHHHHDHQSKHKITTYNSIPNYSSYSYNYYKHGYSGKEHGYYQPPPYSTMFNEQDTAVFSDENPHACSIM; this is encoded by the exons ATGACG ATTGTAGAGATGCAAGTGCACATGGACTGTTCTGGCTGTGAGAACAAGATAAAGAAAGCTCTCAAAAAGCTTAAAG GAGTAGACGATATTGACGTGGATATAAACATGCAGAAGGTGACTGTCATGGGATGGGCTAAACAAGAGAAGGTTTTAAAGGCAGTGAGGAGGACTGGAAGGACAGCTGAGCTTTGGCCTTACCCTTACAACCCTGAATATGGTCACAACCTTAATGTTCAGTACTACCAGCAGCATCAGCCCCGCGATGGCCACGaacatcaccaccaccaccaccatcatgaTCATCAAAGTAAACACAAGATTACCACCTACAATTCGATTCCCAATTACTCGTCTTATTCGTACAATTACTACAAGCATGGCTACAGTGGCAAGGAGCATGGCTATTATCAGCCTCCTCCTTACTCCACCATGTTTAATGAGCAGGACACTGCTGTGTTCAGTGATGAAAACCCTCATGCCTGTTCCATTATGTGA